The Urocitellus parryii isolate mUroPar1 chromosome 6, mUroPar1.hap1, whole genome shotgun sequence genome includes a window with the following:
- the Gcnt3 gene encoding beta-1,3-galactosyl-O-glycosyl-glycoprotein beta-1,6-N-acetylglucosaminyltransferase 3, translated as MISWRKLFRHYHLWALGGYMLLAVVALRLSFRLKCDLDSKEFQSQYCRDKLYKSLKLPARRSINCSGITRGDREAVIQAILNNLEIKKKREPFNDIDYLRLTRDCEHFKATRKFIQFPLSKEELDFPIAYSMVVHEKIENFERLLRAVYAPQNIYCVHVDQKSPETFKEAIHAITSCFPNVFVASKLVRVVYASWSRVQADLNCMEDLLQSPVPWKYFLNTCGTDFPIKTNAEMVQALKMLNGKNSMESEIPTEYKKRRWKYHYVVKDILYITNEKKDPPPNNLTMFTGNAYIVASRDFIQHVLTNPKSQQLIEWVKDTYSPDEHLWATLQRASWMPGSVPLHHKYDISDMISIARLIKWQAHEGDINKGASYEPCSGIHQRTICIYGAGDLHWMLQNHHLLANKFDPKVDDNVLQCLEEYLRFKAIYGTEL; from the coding sequence ATGATTTCATGGAGGAAACTCTTCCGGCATTATCACTTATGGGCCCTTGGCGGTTATATGCTGCTGGCCGTTGTTGCTCTGAGACTTTCTTTCAGATTGAAGTGTGATCTGGACTCCAAAGAATTTCAAAGCCAATACTGTAGGGATAAGTTGTACAAGTCCCTAAAGCTGCCAGCAAGGAGGTCCATCAACTGTTCTGGGATCACCCGAGGGGACCGGGAAGCAGTGATCCAGGCTATTCTGAATAATCTGGAGATCAAGAAGAAACGGGAGCCTTTCAATGATATTGACTACCTTCGCCTGACCAGAGACTGTGAGCACTTTAAGGCTACAAGGAAGTTCATACAGTTCCCACTGAGCAAAGAAGAGTTAGATTTCCCTATTGCATACTCTATGGTAGTTCATGAGAAGATTGAAAACTTTGAAAGGCTGCTGCGGGCTGTGTATGCCCCTCAGAATATATACTGTGTCCACGTGGATCAGAAGTCCCCAGAAACTTTCAAAGAGGCAATCCATGCGATTACTTCATGCTTCCCAAATGTCTTCGTAGCCAGTAAGCTGGTTCGGGTGGTTTATGCCTCATGGTCCAGGGTTCAGGCTGACCTGAACTGTATGGAAGATTTGCTCCAGAGCCCAGTGCCATGGAAATACTTCCTAAATACATGTGGGACAGACTTTCCTATAAAGACCAATGCTGAGATGGTCCAGGCCCTCAAGATGTTGAATGGGAAGAACAGTATGGAGTCAGAGATACCTACTGAGTATAAAAAAAGACGCTGGAAATATCACTATGTGGTGAAAGACATATTGTATATAACTAATGAGAAAAAGGATCCTCCCCCTAATAATTTAACCATGTTCACTGGGAATGCTTATATTGTGGCTTCTAGAGACTTCATTCAGCATGTCTTAACGAACCCTAAATCCCAACAACTGATCGAATGGGTAAAAGACACCTATAGCCCTGATGAACACCTCTGGGCCACCCTTCAGCGGGCCTCATGGATGCCTGGCTCTGTTCCCTTACACCACAAGTATGACATTTCTGACATGATTTCCATTGCCAGGCTAATCAAGTGGCAGGCACATGAGGGAGATATCAATAAGGGGGCATCTTATGAACCTTGCTCTGGAATCCACCAGCGGACTATCtgtatttatggtgctggggatctgcATTGGATGCTTCAAAACCATCACCTGTTGGCCAACAAGTTTGACCCAAAGGTAGATGATAATGTTCTTCAGTGTTTAGAAGAATATCTACGTTTTAAGGCCATTTATGGGACGGAACTGTAA